In Ovis aries strain OAR_USU_Benz2616 breed Rambouillet chromosome 13, ARS-UI_Ramb_v3.0, whole genome shotgun sequence, the following are encoded in one genomic region:
- the PRPF18 gene encoding pre-mRNA-splicing factor 18 isoform X3, with amino-acid sequence MIFSKRRSKLIVSKKKVKILESREKIQPKDEDQKPLTSSNPVLELELAEEKLPMTLSRQEVIRRLRERGEPIRLFGETDYDAFQRLRKIEILTPEVNKGLRNDLKAALDKIDQQYLNELVGGQEPGEEDTQNDLKVHEENTTIEELEALGESLGKGDDHKDMDIITKFLKFLLGVWAKELNAREDYVKRSVQGKLNSATQKQTESYLRPLFRKLRKRNLPADIKESITDIIKFMLQREYVKANDAYLQMAIGNAPWPIGVTMVGIHARTGREKIFSKHVAHVLNDETQRKYIQGLKRLMTICQKHFPTDPSKCVEYNAL; translated from the exons ATGATTTTCTCAAAGAGGAGAAGCAAGCTGATTGTTtccaagaagaaagtaaaaatcttGGAGTCTAGGGAGAAA ATACAGCCAAAAGATGAGGACCAGAAACCATTAACTTCATCGAATCCAGTATTAGAACTTGAACTGGCAGAGGAAAAATTACCCATGACTCTTTCTAGGCAAGAG gTTATCAGAAGattgagagaaagaggagaaccAATCAGACTATTTGGAGAAACAGATTATGATGCTTTTCAACGTTTAAGAAAAATAGAGATCCTCACACCGGAAGTTAACAAG GGATTGAGGAATGATCTGAAAGCAGCTTTGGATAAGATTGATCAGCAGTACCTCAATGAACTTGTGGGTGGCCAAGAGCCTGGAGAAGAAGACACCCAGAATGATTTGAAAGTTCACGAAGAGAACACCACAATTGAAGAATTAGAG GCTCTGGGAGAGTCTTTAGGAAAAGGTGATGATCATAAAGACATGGACATCATTACCAAATTCCTTAAG TTTCTTCTTGGTGTTTGGGCTAAAGAGCTGAATGCCAGAGAGGATTATGTGAAGCGCAGTGTGCAGGGTAAACTGAACAGTGCTACTCAGAAACAGACTGAGTCCTATCTCAGACCCCTTTTCAGGAAGCTACGGAAGAGG aatctTCCTGCTGATATTAAAGAATCCATAACAGATATTATTAAATTCATGTTGCAGAGGGAATACGTGAAG GCTAACGATGCCTATCTGCAGATGGCCATTGGAAACGCCCCTTGGCCCATTGGTGTTACTATGGTTGGCATCCACGCCAGAACTGGCAGGGAAAAGATTTTTTCCAAGCACGTTGCACATGTTTTAAATGATGAGACACAGCGGAAATATATTCAG